A DNA window from Chitinibacter fontanus contains the following coding sequences:
- the mreC gene encoding rod shape-determining protein MreC translates to MAFWHIPHAIMQATQPTFFKQGPKPLTRVLIFSTLSVALIVGDAYNHLLGRVREQISIALYPLQWLATAPTNAVIEASSFLQRQSELISENRQLNDARLIAQGQEMRLKALEKENAHLRALRVASENNPRQSQLTQILYNGRDPFGAKLIVDLGQRSGVTEGQIALDASGVVGQVIRVQPMTSEVRLISDRDHMVPVVVGRNQLRTVVYGAGRQNPLEVRNMAPNVDIQVGDVLLTSGIDGVYPAGLPVAKVTKVERSAGTAFARIQCQTLAAIDQHRFLLLLNAPAPLPPYPEATPAPKAKGH, encoded by the coding sequence ATGGCCTTTTGGCACATACCCCATGCCATTATGCAAGCCACTCAACCTACGTTCTTTAAGCAGGGCCCCAAACCACTGACTCGGGTGTTGATTTTTTCAACCCTCTCAGTGGCTTTGATCGTTGGCGATGCTTACAACCATTTGCTTGGCCGCGTGCGTGAGCAGATTTCGATCGCTCTGTATCCATTGCAATGGCTGGCGACTGCGCCAACCAATGCGGTGATCGAAGCGAGTAGCTTTTTGCAACGCCAAAGTGAGCTAATTTCTGAAAATCGGCAGCTAAATGATGCGCGTTTGATTGCCCAAGGGCAGGAAATGCGCCTGAAAGCGCTGGAAAAAGAAAACGCCCATTTGCGTGCCCTGCGCGTTGCCAGCGAAAACAATCCGCGCCAAAGTCAGCTCACGCAGATTTTATATAATGGGCGTGACCCGTTTGGTGCCAAACTCATCGTCGATCTGGGACAACGCTCGGGTGTAACCGAGGGGCAAATTGCGCTCGATGCCAGCGGTGTAGTCGGCCAAGTGATCCGCGTACAGCCAATGACCAGCGAAGTGCGCTTAATTTCTGATCGCGATCACATGGTACCGGTCGTGGTTGGCCGCAATCAGTTGCGAACAGTGGTGTACGGTGCTGGCCGCCAAAACCCACTGGAAGTGCGCAATATGGCACCGAATGTCGATATTCAAGTTGGGGATGTACTGCTGACCTCAGGGATTGATGGCGTTTATCCGGCAGGGCTACCCGTAGCGAAAGTGACCAAGGTTGAGCGCTCGGCGGGTACCGCCTTTGCGCGCATTCAATGCCAGACGCTGGCAGCAATTGATCAGCATCGCTTCTTGTTACTGCTCAATGCGCCAGCCCCGCTGCCTCCCTATCCAGAAGCCACTCCGGCCCCGAAAGCAAAGGGACACTGA
- the mreD gene encoding rod shape-determining protein MreD — protein sequence MPISRQMLRPVGGGFIFFSFVIALLINLLPWQITAISFAPDFVALLIIYWTLNQPRRFGIAWAFLLGILMDVADGNVLGQHALAYTVITYLALSRQRQLAVFPFWQQALVALALLLLSQSIMLAIRLLMGASFIGWGYFAGSLLAAFLWPPLSNLMIMYQRKDVPDEL from the coding sequence ATGCCGATTAGTCGCCAAATGCTACGCCCTGTAGGGGGCGGTTTTATTTTCTTCTCATTTGTGATCGCGCTCTTGATCAATTTGCTGCCATGGCAAATTACGGCAATTAGTTTTGCGCCTGATTTTGTTGCGCTGCTGATCATTTACTGGACACTAAACCAACCGCGCCGCTTCGGAATTGCTTGGGCATTTTTACTTGGGATTCTGATGGATGTTGCCGACGGCAATGTACTAGGCCAACACGCGTTAGCGTATACCGTGATCACCTATCTGGCATTATCCCGCCAGCGCCAGCTGGCCGTGTTTCCATTCTGGCAACAAGCACTGGTTGCGCTAGCACTACTACTACTCTCGCAATCGATTATGCTGGCTATCCGGCTACTAATGGGCGCCAGCTTTATTGGCTGGGGCTATTTTGCCGGTAGTTTGCTGGCGGCATTTTTGTGGCCACCACTGTCAAATCTGATGATTATGTATCAACGCAAGGATGTACCGGACGAGCTATGA
- the gatB gene encoding Asp-tRNA(Asn)/Glu-tRNA(Gln) amidotransferase subunit GatB produces the protein MKWEVVIGLEVHTQLTTKSKIFSAASTAFGAAPNTQTAVVDIALPGALPVMNRAAVEKAIQFGLAIGAKVNRKSIFARKNYFYPDLPKGYQISQFELPVVEGGQLTIQVQPAKGDPYEKVINLTRAHLEEDAGKSVHEDFHGASGIDLNRAGTPLLEIVSEPEMRSAAEAVAYAKALYSLVTWIGICDGNMQEGSFRCDVNVSVRPEGQAEFGTRREIKNLNSFKFIEQAIKYEVQWQIDEIESGRKIQQATILFDPDSGETRMMRSKEDAHDYRYFPDPDLPPLVISEEWVERVQRELPELPVAMQARFAEQYGLSAYDARTLTASKELAAFFEATVAAGADAKLAANWIMGDISATLNREEKTIVDSPVNAEALAGLIKRISDNTINNKTAKDVLKKMWDSGDAADVIIERDGLKQETDTGAIEAIVDAVLAANPKAIEEYRSGKEKALNALVGQVMKGSGGKANPGMALELLKKKVG, from the coding sequence ATGAAATGGGAAGTTGTCATCGGGCTTGAGGTACATACCCAGCTCACCACCAAATCTAAAATTTTCTCCGCCGCCAGCACCGCGTTTGGCGCGGCGCCAAACACGCAAACTGCGGTCGTTGATATTGCGCTACCCGGCGCGCTGCCGGTGATGAACCGTGCGGCGGTCGAAAAAGCCATTCAGTTTGGCTTGGCCATTGGCGCCAAAGTAAACCGCAAATCAATCTTTGCGCGTAAAAATTACTTCTACCCTGATTTGCCGAAGGGCTACCAAATCAGCCAGTTCGAGCTGCCAGTGGTGGAAGGCGGCCAGCTCACCATTCAGGTGCAGCCTGCCAAGGGTGACCCGTACGAGAAAGTCATCAACCTGACCCGCGCGCATCTAGAAGAAGATGCCGGTAAATCGGTGCACGAAGACTTCCACGGCGCATCCGGCATTGACCTGAACCGCGCCGGTACGCCGCTGCTCGAAATCGTTTCCGAGCCAGAAATGCGCTCGGCCGCCGAAGCGGTGGCCTATGCCAAAGCCTTGTATTCATTGGTAACCTGGATCGGCATTTGCGACGGCAATATGCAGGAAGGCAGCTTCCGTTGCGACGTGAACGTGTCGGTGCGCCCCGAAGGCCAAGCCGAGTTCGGCACGCGCCGCGAGATCAAAAACCTGAACTCGTTCAAATTCATTGAGCAGGCTATCAAGTACGAAGTGCAATGGCAGATCGACGAAATCGAATCCGGCCGCAAAATCCAGCAAGCCACGATTCTGTTCGACCCAGACAGCGGCGAAACCCGCATGATGCGCAGCAAAGAAGACGCGCACGACTACCGCTACTTCCCCGATCCAGACTTGCCGCCACTGGTAATCAGCGAGGAATGGGTGGAGCGCGTACAGCGCGAATTGCCAGAGCTACCCGTCGCGATGCAAGCGCGCTTCGCCGAGCAGTATGGCCTATCTGCCTACGACGCCCGCACGCTCACCGCCAGCAAAGAGCTGGCCGCATTCTTCGAAGCTACCGTCGCAGCCGGTGCCGATGCCAAACTGGCCGCCAACTGGATCATGGGCGACATCTCCGCCACGCTGAATCGCGAAGAGAAAACCATCGTCGATAGCCCAGTGAATGCCGAAGCGCTGGCCGGCTTGATCAAGCGCATTTCGGACAACACCATCAACAACAAAACCGCCAAAGACGTTTTGAAAAAAATGTGGGACAGCGGCGATGCGGCTGATGTGATTATCGAGCGCGATGGTCTGAAACAAGAAACCGACACCGGCGCGATTGAAGCGATTGTTGACGCGGTACTGGCGGCCAATCCGAAAGCGATTGAGGAATATCGCAGCGGGAAAGAGAAGGCGCTCAATGCCTTGGTCGGCCAAGTGATGAAAGGCTCAGGCGGCAAAGCCAATCCGGGGATGGCGTTGGAGTTGTTGAAGAAAAAAGTAGGTTGA
- the mrdA gene encoding penicillin-binding protein 2: MNGRVVMNQHNERNAFQIRLAVAALFILTLFGVLVGRFVWLQILQHDRYMTLAEQNRISLVPITPSRGIIRDRNGVVLAHNFSAYTLEITPSKVGNLEDTINRLKGIVDITPKDRRRFKKLQEETKDFETLPIRTKLSDEEVARFAAQSYRFPGVEIKARLFRQYPQGESASHLIGYIGRINDKDLKGLDEDGRLANYRGTDHIGKLGLEQSYEDQLHGVTGFEQVEIDSGGRAVRTLKRTPPQSGKDLTLSVDIKLQQMVEQQFAARRGSLVAIDPRSGGILALVSQPGFDPNLFVDGIDPQSWTELNESIDKPLLNRAIRGEYPPGSTFKPFMAIAALELNTPIVHQTISDPGYFIYGGHRFNDSKKGGYGSMSFDRSIALSSDTYFYQMAVQMGIDNIAKAMSELDFGKTTGSDLPGERPGILPSPEWKKQRFKKPAQQKWYSGETVSIGIGQGYNAYTPMQMAHATATLANRGVMFKPHAVQSITDPATGKTTPVEPKPVKTMDWKPENIERVIRGMEGVMTVGTGASVFKNAPYVSAGKTGTAQVYSLKGAKYNANAIKERLRDHSWFIAFAPADKPTIALAVIVENGGFGAQAAAPIARKVLDYYLTGKLPSDPAIASNASSAASAPVSEETPRD, from the coding sequence ATGAACGGCCGCGTCGTGATGAATCAGCACAACGAGCGCAATGCATTCCAAATTCGCCTCGCGGTTGCTGCACTGTTTATTCTGACCCTATTTGGGGTACTGGTTGGGCGCTTTGTCTGGCTGCAAATTTTGCAGCACGATCGCTATATGACGCTGGCCGAACAAAACCGGATTTCCTTGGTGCCGATTACACCATCACGCGGCATTATTCGTGACCGCAATGGCGTGGTGCTGGCGCACAACTTCTCGGCCTACACTTTGGAAATTACGCCGTCCAAGGTCGGCAATCTGGAAGACACCATTAATCGGCTCAAAGGCATCGTCGACATCACCCCCAAAGATCGTCGCCGCTTTAAAAAGCTGCAGGAAGAAACCAAAGATTTTGAAACGCTGCCGATTCGCACCAAGCTCAGCGACGAGGAAGTCGCGCGCTTTGCCGCACAAAGCTATCGCTTTCCTGGTGTCGAGATCAAAGCCCGCTTGTTTCGACAGTATCCACAAGGCGAATCGGCCAGCCATTTGATCGGCTACATTGGCCGGATTAATGACAAAGACCTCAAAGGTCTGGATGAAGATGGCCGGCTGGCCAATTACCGAGGCACCGATCACATCGGTAAACTTGGCCTCGAACAAAGCTATGAAGATCAACTACATGGCGTAACTGGCTTTGAGCAGGTGGAGATTGATTCAGGCGGCCGCGCAGTCCGCACCCTGAAGCGCACACCACCCCAATCGGGCAAAGACTTAACGCTGTCGGTCGATATCAAGTTACAACAAATGGTGGAGCAACAATTTGCGGCCCGCCGCGGCTCTTTGGTGGCGATCGATCCGCGATCCGGTGGTATTTTGGCGCTCGTCTCGCAACCAGGCTTTGACCCTAATTTATTTGTGGATGGCATCGACCCGCAAAGCTGGACCGAGCTGAACGAATCCATCGACAAGCCCTTACTCAATCGCGCGATACGCGGTGAATACCCGCCAGGCTCGACTTTCAAGCCATTTATGGCGATCGCTGCGTTAGAGCTCAATACCCCGATTGTGCATCAAACCATCTCTGACCCCGGCTATTTCATCTATGGCGGGCATCGGTTTAATGACTCGAAAAAAGGGGGTTATGGCTCAATGAGCTTTGACCGCTCGATTGCGCTGTCATCCGATACCTACTTCTACCAGATGGCTGTGCAAATGGGGATTGATAACATTGCCAAAGCCATGTCGGAACTGGATTTTGGCAAAACCACAGGTTCGGATTTACCCGGTGAGCGCCCTGGCATCTTGCCAAGCCCGGAATGGAAGAAACAACGCTTTAAAAAACCCGCGCAGCAAAAATGGTATTCGGGCGAAACCGTGTCAATCGGTATTGGTCAAGGTTACAACGCCTACACCCCAATGCAAATGGCGCATGCCACCGCCACGCTGGCCAATCGTGGCGTGATGTTCAAACCCCATGCAGTGCAATCCATTACTGACCCAGCTACAGGTAAAACCACCCCGGTAGAGCCCAAGCCAGTCAAAACGATGGATTGGAAACCCGAAAACATCGAACGGGTGATTCGCGGCATGGAAGGCGTAATGACGGTCGGTACAGGTGCTAGTGTATTTAAAAATGCTCCTTACGTTTCGGCCGGTAAAACGGGTACCGCGCAGGTCTATAGCCTGAAAGGCGCCAAATATAACGCCAATGCAATTAAAGAGCGGCTACGCGACCACTCATGGTTTATTGCCTTTGCCCCTGCCGACAAACCAACAATTGCACTAGCGGTCATTGTGGAAAATGGCGGTTTTGGTGCACAAGCAGCCGCCCCAATTGCCCGCAAGGTGCTCG
- a CDS encoding rod shape-determining protein, protein MFGLLSGYFANDIAIDLGTANTLIYMQGKGIVLDEPSVVAIQQEGGPSGKKTILAVGAEAKKMLGRTPGNITAVRPMKDGVIADFTITEQMLKQFIKKVNPSRMFSSPPRIVICVPCGSTQVERRAIRESALGAGARKVELIEEPMAAAIGAGLPVEEATGSMVVDIGGGTTEVGVISLGGIVYASSVRVGGDKFDEAIINYIRRNYGMLIGETTAEEIKKRIGSAFPGAEVREMEVKGRNLAEGIPRSFTISSNEILEALTDPLNQIVSAVKQALEQTPPELGADIAEKGMVLTGGGALLRDLDRLLMEETGLPVIVGEDPLTCVVRGSGKALEKLDKGGIGIFTND, encoded by the coding sequence ATGTTTGGACTTCTTTCCGGCTACTTTGCCAACGATATCGCCATCGACTTGGGCACTGCCAATACTTTGATTTACATGCAAGGCAAGGGCATCGTGTTGGACGAGCCATCTGTGGTTGCCATTCAACAAGAAGGCGGCCCATCGGGCAAAAAAACAATTTTGGCGGTCGGTGCAGAAGCAAAAAAAATGTTGGGCCGCACACCAGGTAATATCACCGCAGTACGCCCGATGAAAGATGGTGTAATCGCCGACTTCACCATCACCGAGCAAATGCTCAAGCAGTTCATCAAGAAAGTTAACCCAAGCCGGATGTTCTCTTCCCCTCCCCGTATCGTGATTTGTGTTCCTTGCGGCTCTACGCAAGTTGAGCGCCGTGCTATCCGTGAATCGGCCCTCGGTGCTGGCGCACGCAAAGTGGAACTGATTGAAGAGCCAATGGCGGCGGCGATTGGTGCTGGCTTGCCGGTGGAAGAAGCAACCGGCTCAATGGTGGTGGATATTGGTGGCGGCACGACTGAAGTGGGCGTCATTTCATTGGGCGGTATCGTGTACGCCAGCAGCGTGCGCGTGGGCGGCGATAAATTTGATGAGGCCATCATCAACTATATCCGTCGTAACTACGGCATGTTGATTGGTGAAACGACGGCCGAAGAAATCAAAAAACGCATCGGCTCGGCCTTCCCTGGCGCAGAAGTACGTGAGATGGAAGTAAAAGGTCGCAATCTGGCGGAAGGTATTCCTCGCTCGTTCACCATTTCAAGCAATGAAATTCTGGAAGCATTGACCGACCCACTAAACCAGATCGTGTCGGCTGTAAAACAAGCGCTGGAACAAACACCGCCTGAGCTGGGTGCCGATATTGCTGAAAAAGGCATGGTGCTGACTGGTGGTGGCGCCTTGTTGCGCGATCTGGATCGCTTGTTGATGGAAGAAACCGGCCTGCCAGTGATTGTGGGCGAAGACCCACTCACATGCGTCGTGCGCGGCTCCGGCAAAGCATTAGAGAAGCTCGATAAGGGCGGCATCGGCATCTTCACCAACGACTGA
- the gatA gene encoding Asp-tRNA(Asn)/Glu-tRNA(Gln) amidotransferase subunit GatA: MQTLKQQIDALAAGQTTSVALVTECLAQIAAHNAKLNALVTINGEQALAAAAAADAARAAGDTRPMLGVPLIHKDIFCHEGWKTSCGSKMLDNFIAPYSSQVAENCDAAGFIVVARANMDEFAMGSANENSFYGAVKNPWDTKAVPGGSSGGSAAAVAAGFTAVATGTDTGGSIRQPAAFCGITGIKPTYGIVSRYGMVAYASSLDQGGPMAHTAEDCALMLNVMAGFDERDSTSLEHAKEDYTRDLATPLAGLKIGLPREYFADGLNPEVATAINAAIEQYKALGATIVDISLPNTKLAIPSYYVIAPAEASSNLSRFDGVRYGHRTAKTGNLDDMYEQTRAEGFGAEVKRRILTGAYVLSHGYYDAYYIKAQKVRRLIANDFQAAFAQCDVIMGPVTPSTAWNVGEKNADPIAVYLEDIYTLGVNLAGLPGMSVPVGFASNGHPIGLQIIGNYFSEAKMLGVAHQYQQATDWHTRSPSL, translated from the coding sequence ATGCAAACTTTAAAACAACAGATTGACGCGCTGGCCGCAGGCCAAACGACTTCGGTTGCCTTGGTTACCGAATGTTTGGCGCAAATCGCCGCGCACAATGCCAAACTAAATGCTTTGGTCACAATTAATGGCGAGCAAGCCTTGGCTGCCGCAGCAGCGGCCGATGCCGCGCGTGCCGCAGGCGACACCCGCCCTATGCTCGGTGTGCCGCTGATTCATAAAGACATCTTCTGCCACGAAGGCTGGAAAACCAGCTGCGGCAGCAAAATGCTGGATAATTTTATCGCCCCGTATTCATCACAAGTCGCGGAAAACTGCGATGCCGCTGGTTTCATTGTGGTGGCGCGTGCCAATATGGACGAATTCGCGATGGGTTCGGCCAATGAAAACAGCTTTTACGGCGCGGTGAAAAACCCGTGGGATACCAAAGCCGTTCCTGGCGGTTCATCAGGTGGCTCAGCCGCTGCGGTGGCGGCAGGTTTTACGGCGGTAGCTACCGGCACCGATACTGGCGGCTCGATTCGCCAACCGGCGGCGTTCTGCGGTATTACTGGTATCAAACCAACCTACGGCATTGTCAGCCGTTATGGCATGGTGGCGTATGCGAGCTCCTTGGATCAAGGCGGCCCGATGGCGCACACTGCCGAAGATTGTGCGCTGATGCTCAACGTAATGGCAGGCTTTGATGAGCGCGACTCAACCAGCCTTGAGCACGCTAAAGAAGACTACACGCGTGATCTGGCGACGCCACTCGCTGGACTGAAAATCGGTTTGCCACGCGAGTATTTTGCTGATGGGCTGAATCCTGAAGTCGCCACAGCGATCAATGCTGCGATTGAGCAATACAAAGCTCTGGGGGCGACAATTGTCGATATCAGCTTGCCCAATACCAAGCTGGCAATTCCATCGTACTACGTGATTGCACCAGCAGAAGCGTCAAGTAACTTGTCGCGTTTTGACGGCGTACGTTACGGCCATCGCACCGCCAAAACCGGCAATCTAGACGATATGTACGAGCAAACGCGCGCCGAAGGCTTTGGTGCCGAAGTCAAACGCCGTATTTTGACTGGAGCCTATGTACTCAGCCACGGCTACTACGATGCCTACTATATTAAGGCGCAAAAAGTTCGCCGCCTGATCGCCAATGATTTCCAAGCTGCGTTTGCCCAGTGCGATGTGATCATGGGGCCGGTCACGCCAAGTACCGCTTGGAATGTCGGCGAGAAAAACGCTGATCCAATCGCTGTGTATCTGGAAGATATCTACACGCTGGGCGTTAACTTAGCGGGCTTGCCCGGCATGAGCGTACCAGTCGGCTTCGCATCTAACGGCCACCCAATCGGCCTGCAAATTATTGGTAATTACTTTAGCGAGGCCAAAATGCTTGGCGTTGCACACCAATATCAGCAAGCCACCGATTGGCATACGCGTAGCCCGAGCCTGTAA
- the gatC gene encoding Asp-tRNA(Asn)/Glu-tRNA(Gln) amidotransferase subunit GatC, with translation MSLSQDDVRRIARLARIAVSDDEVTASQSQLNQLFALIEEMRAVDTEGIEPMAHAQDVMLRLREDVATAPNRRDAFQAVAPSVENGLYLVPKVIE, from the coding sequence ATGTCTTTGTCACAGGACGATGTACGCCGCATTGCTCGCTTGGCCCGCATTGCGGTAAGCGACGATGAGGTGACTGCTAGCCAGTCCCAATTGAATCAACTTTTTGCGCTGATCGAAGAAATGCGCGCCGTGGATACCGAAGGTATTGAGCCGATGGCCCATGCGCAGGACGTCATGTTGCGTCTGCGTGAAGATGTTGCCACAGCCCCAAATCGTCGCGATGCCTTCCAAGCCGTTGCACCGAGCGTGGAAAACGGGCTGTATCTGGTACCGAAAGTAATCGAGTGA
- a CDS encoding GNAT family N-acetyltransferase produces the protein MQLRDVAHLETLTSSAWPALANEYLDGWVLRFAAGYTKRANSVTPMWQGDLPMLQKVAYCEQRYQQQGLPALFKLSPAAQALDDVLLERGYDLIDYCSVQSRSLQAGDFALDVAVQSSDKVSADWFSRFAELNHVPESHQATAWQMLSSYACPTQFATLFHDGKAVACALAVLQFNTVLLYDVVTLAEQRRQGYARRLVSHLLAWSQQQGATKAVLQVVAANHAACALYAQLGFTEEYPYWYRRQSDGAI, from the coding sequence ATGCAGTTGCGCGACGTTGCTCATTTGGAAACTCTAACTAGCAGTGCGTGGCCAGCCCTTGCCAACGAGTATCTCGATGGCTGGGTGCTGCGCTTTGCTGCGGGCTATACCAAGCGAGCAAATTCGGTCACACCGATGTGGCAAGGTGATTTACCTATGCTGCAAAAAGTCGCGTATTGCGAGCAACGCTATCAGCAGCAGGGCTTGCCCGCGCTGTTTAAGCTATCACCAGCAGCGCAAGCGCTCGATGATGTTTTACTTGAGCGTGGTTACGACTTGATTGATTACTGCTCAGTGCAAAGCCGCTCACTGCAAGCGGGTGATTTTGCCCTTGATGTGGCCGTACAGAGTAGCGACAAGGTGAGCGCAGACTGGTTTAGCCGTTTTGCTGAGCTCAATCATGTGCCTGAGTCACATCAGGCCACTGCATGGCAAATGCTATCGAGCTATGCCTGCCCGACGCAATTTGCCACTTTGTTCCACGATGGCAAGGCAGTGGCTTGTGCATTAGCAGTGCTGCAATTTAATACCGTACTACTGTATGACGTGGTAACCCTTGCTGAGCAACGCCGCCAAGGCTATGCCCGTCGTTTGGTGTCGCATTTGCTGGCTTGGTCGCAGCAGCAGGGCGCGACTAAAGCGGTGTTGCAGGTCGTCGCCGCCAATCACGCTGCTTGTGCCTTGTACGCGCAACTGGGTTTTACTGAAGAATATCCATATTGGTATCGCCGTCAGTCTGACGGCGCAATTTAA
- a CDS encoding ankyrin repeat domain-containing protein yields MKFARTLSTTLLLALAAPCYANLDADLTIAADNYCTEKKPKDLASVNALLKKGANPHKINSTGMTAVDVAAYRRCPQLLEILLENPKLKIDDIGSFGMSPFLFTLANYKDSPDDKRMVDLYLKAGVNVNQFDPTQTQTPLMLVSGMNLTPPRPEVIAKLLKAGANAKLKTPNGYTPLNTGTLDLQSLQLLINAGADATAASTIDGITPLHVVCQRDNDSSEKPDPQAAARVKLLMDHGANINALRIDTKESVLMQNIKFGNVDCVDALFKAGANPALKNIAGKTVKDAIKTQGIYSPEMIQVIKRNLK; encoded by the coding sequence ATGAAATTTGCCCGCACCCTAAGCACAACACTGCTACTCGCGCTCGCAGCCCCCTGCTACGCTAATTTAGATGCAGACCTCACCATTGCAGCCGATAATTATTGCACCGAAAAAAAGCCGAAAGACCTAGCAAGCGTCAATGCACTGCTAAAAAAAGGTGCTAACCCGCATAAAATCAACTCGACCGGAATGACCGCAGTCGACGTTGCAGCCTATCGCCGCTGCCCGCAATTACTCGAAATACTGTTAGAGAATCCCAAGCTAAAAATCGATGATATTGGCTCATTTGGAATGTCGCCCTTTCTGTTTACATTGGCTAACTACAAAGACAGCCCCGATGATAAACGCATGGTCGATCTCTATCTGAAGGCTGGCGTCAATGTAAACCAGTTCGACCCGACTCAAACCCAAACACCACTGATGCTCGTCAGTGGCATGAACCTCACCCCGCCACGCCCTGAGGTGATCGCCAAACTACTCAAAGCAGGCGCCAATGCCAAACTTAAAACGCCAAATGGCTACACCCCACTCAATACAGGCACCCTTGATTTACAAAGCTTACAACTACTTATTAACGCAGGTGCCGACGCTACCGCGGCCTCAACAATCGACGGAATAACCCCTTTGCATGTGGTTTGTCAGCGAGATAACGATTCAAGCGAGAAACCCGATCCGCAAGCAGCTGCACGGGTCAAATTGCTAATGGATCACGGCGCAAACATCAACGCTCTGCGCATCGACACCAAGGAAAGTGTGCTGATGCAAAATATAAAATTCGGTAATGTCGATTGCGTCGATGCACTCTTCAAAGCCGGTGCCAATCCAGCACTAAAAAACATCGCTGGCAAAACCGTCAAAGATGCAATCAAAACCCAAGGCATTTACTCGCCAGAGATGATTCAAGTCATTAAGCGGAACCTTAAATAA